In Dasypus novemcinctus isolate mDasNov1 chromosome 10, mDasNov1.1.hap2, whole genome shotgun sequence, one DNA window encodes the following:
- the KCNJ11 gene encoding ATP-sensitive inward rectifier potassium channel 11: protein MLSRKGIIPEEYVLTRLAEDPAEPRYHARERRARFVSKNGNCNVAHKNIREQGRFLQDVFTTLVDLKWPHTLLIFTMSFLCSWLLFAIAWWLIAFAHGDLAASESAPVPCVTSIHSFSSAFLFSIEVQVTIGFGGRMVTEECPLAILILIVQNIVGLMINAIMLGCIFMKTAQAHRRAETLIFSKHAVIALRQGRLCFMLRVGDLRKSMIISATIHMQVVRKTTSPEGEVVPLHQVDIPMENGVGGNSIFLVAPLIIYHVIDSNSPLYDLAPSDLHHHQDLEIIVILEGVVETTGITTQARTSYLADEILWGQRFVPIVAEEDGRYSVDYSKFGNTVQVPTPLCTAHQLDDDRSLLEALPLASARGPLRKRSVAAAKTKPRFSISPDSLC, encoded by the coding sequence ATGCTGTCCCGCAAGGGCATCATCCCGGAGGAGTACGTGCTGACGCGGCTGGCAGAGGACCCCGCGGAGCCGCGGTACCACGCCCGCGAGCGGCGGGCCCGCTTCGTGTCCAAGAACGGCAACTGCAACGTGGCGCACAAGAACATCCGCGAGCAGGGCCGCTTCCTGCAGGATGTTTTCACCACCCTGGTGGACCTCAAGTGGCCGCACACGCTGCTCATCTTCACCATGTCCTTCCTGTGCAGCTGGCTGCTCTTCGCCATAGCCTGGTGGCTCATTGCCTTTGCCCACGGCGACCTGGCCGCCAGCGAGAGTGCCCCTGTGCCCTGCGTCACCAGCATCCACTCCTTCTCCTCCGCCTTCCTTTTCTCCATTGAGGTCCAGGTGACCATCGGTTTTGGCGGGCGCATGGTGACTGAAGAGTGCCCACTGGCCATCCTCATCCTCATTGTGCAGAACATCGTGGGGCTCATGATCAACGCCATCATGCTGGGCTGCATCTTCATGAAGACGGCGCAGGCGCACCGGCGCGCCGAGACGCTCATCTTCAGCAAGCACGCCGTCATCGCGCTGCGGCAGGGCCGCCTCTGCTTCATGCTGCGGGTGGGCGACCTCCGCAAGAGCATGATCATCAGCGCCACCATTCACATGCAGGTGGTGCGCAAGACCACCAGCCCCGAGGGCGAGGTGGTTCCCCTTCACCAGGTGGACATCCCCATGGAGAACGGCGTGGGCGGCAACAGCATCTTCCTCGTGGCCCCCCTCATCATCTACCACGTCATCGACAGCAACAGCCCGCTCTACGACCTGGCGCCCAGCGACCTGCACCACCACCAGGACCTCGAGATCATCGTCATCCTGGAAGGCGTGGTGGAAACCACGGGCATCACCACCCAGGCCCGCACCTCCTACCTGGCTGACGAGATCCTGTGGGGCCAGCGCTTCGTGCCCATTGTGGCCGAGGAGGACGGCCGCTACTCTGTGGACTACTCCAAGTTTGGCAACACCGTCCAAGTGCCCACGCCGCTCTGCACCGCCCACCAGCTCGATGACGACCGCAGCTTGCTGGAAGCCCTGCCCCTCGCCTCCGCCCGTGGGCCCCTGCGCAAGCGCAGTGTGGCCGCGGCCAAGACCAAACCCAGGTTTAGCATCTCTCCAGATTCCCTGTGCTGA